From Deltaproteobacteria bacterium, one genomic window encodes:
- a CDS encoding YdcF family protein, with amino-acid sequence MFTLTYVAKNVLMPAGIIFLLLLLTVVLTLARRRRAALGIGGLAVFLYYVLSISPVANGLLQPLEKLYPPLSGARLPRSATLVVLGGGVSAAGDLPAASRLSNATLQRLLEAVRLYRKMDHAMFVLCGGRANPFNRVAEAELMRQFLLQMAIPASQIVVDEGSRNTVENAIAVQNLQVERPLILVTSASHMPRAMRVFTAQGMKPLAAPCDYRRWDSGKDPLQYWPSVRALAASTHAVYEYFATWWYRISGKV; translated from the coding sequence ATGTTCACTCTCACCTACGTGGCAAAGAATGTCCTGATGCCCGCAGGCATTATTTTCCTGTTGCTGCTGTTGACTGTTGTGCTGACCCTGGCCAGGCGCAGGCGCGCTGCTCTGGGGATCGGCGGCCTGGCAGTTTTTCTCTACTACGTGCTGAGCATCAGTCCGGTGGCTAACGGTCTGCTTCAGCCCCTGGAAAAGCTCTACCCGCCGCTCAGTGGAGCTCGTCTGCCCAGGTCGGCAACCCTTGTGGTGCTGGGGGGCGGCGTGTCCGCTGCTGGTGACCTGCCGGCTGCCAGCAGGCTGAGCAATGCCACCTTGCAGCGGCTCCTCGAAGCTGTGCGGCTCTACAGGAAGATGGATCATGCCATGTTCGTTTTGTGCGGTGGCAGAGCCAATCCCTTCAACCGGGTAGCAGAGGCAGAACTTATGAGGCAGTTCCTGCTGCAAATGGCCATCCCGGCCAGCCAGATCGTGGTGGATGAAGGTTCGCGCAATACTGTGGAGAATGCCATAGCAGTGCAGAACCTCCAGGTCGAGCGGCCCCTGATCCTGGTAACCTCCGCCAGTCACATGCCTCGCGCAATGCGGGTTTTCACTGCCCAGGGAATGAAGCCACTGGCAGCTCCCTGCGATTATCGCAGGTGGGACAGCGGCAAAGATCCTTTGCAGTACTGGCCATCGGTGAGAGCGCTGGCTGCCTCGACCCATGCTGTATACGAATATTTTGCCACCTGGTGGTACAGGATTTCCGGGAAGGTGTGA
- a CDS encoding DUF4301 family protein, whose product MDREIFTAADLVQLEKVGISEAQARRQLEILKSGFEPLQLDRPCTIGDGILQVDSRDQERFLGIWEEAAAAGRLCRFVPASGAATRMFGFLDRMRRRQGGFREIHLQKKAEQGDDDSTACLLFFSKFKEFALSEVLAEKMAQAGISLDDKLARGDYDQIVDFLLEPEGLDYRSLPKALIPFHRYDSQVRTAMEEHLVEAVQTLQDRSHSCRLHFTVSPDSEDLMKAAAAKAAAFYGNELGVQYLISFSQQSPASNTLALDDEGLPFRKPDGSLLLRPGGHGALLQNLNELGGDLVFIVNIDNVATDRRRETAVHWQRILTGMLADLQGRAFEFMRTLAEHSPGGLQLQEIVDFVHERLQVPLPQGIEDYPAERLADWLRERLQRPMRVCGMVKNRGEPGGGPFWVRQPQGSQSLQIVESAQIAQESEEQRKIFRAATHFNPVLIACGLRDFQGKPFDLRKYCDDRAVFIARKTAYGRELQALEWPGLWNGGMAWWNTIFVEVPEAVFNPVKTVNDLLRPAHN is encoded by the coding sequence ATGGACAGAGAAATATTCACTGCTGCTGATCTGGTTCAGCTGGAAAAGGTCGGCATCAGCGAGGCTCAGGCGAGAAGACAACTGGAAATTCTCAAATCCGGGTTTGAACCGCTTCAACTCGACAGACCATGCACCATAGGAGACGGCATCCTCCAGGTGGACTCCAGGGACCAGGAGAGATTTCTGGGAATCTGGGAGGAAGCTGCTGCAGCCGGACGTCTGTGCAGGTTCGTGCCGGCTTCAGGAGCTGCAACCCGCATGTTCGGCTTTCTGGACAGAATGCGGCGCAGGCAGGGAGGCTTCCGCGAGATCCATCTTCAGAAAAAAGCAGAGCAGGGAGATGATGACTCCACGGCATGCCTGCTCTTTTTCAGCAAGTTCAAAGAATTTGCTCTCAGTGAAGTGCTGGCCGAGAAAATGGCCCAGGCTGGAATCTCCCTGGATGATAAGCTTGCCCGGGGCGACTATGACCAGATAGTGGATTTCCTCCTGGAGCCAGAGGGGCTCGACTACCGCTCACTGCCCAAGGCCCTCATTCCTTTCCACCGTTATGATTCCCAGGTGCGTACCGCCATGGAAGAGCACCTGGTTGAAGCTGTCCAGACGCTGCAGGACCGCAGCCACAGCTGCCGGCTGCATTTCACGGTCTCCCCTGACAGCGAGGATTTGATGAAGGCTGCTGCGGCAAAGGCGGCTGCTTTCTACGGAAATGAGCTGGGCGTTCAGTACCTCATCAGTTTTTCACAACAATCTCCTGCCAGCAACACTCTGGCCCTCGATGATGAAGGCCTGCCTTTTCGCAAGCCAGACGGATCCTTGCTGCTGCGGCCCGGGGGGCATGGAGCTCTTCTCCAAAACCTCAATGAACTGGGCGGCGATCTGGTGTTCATTGTCAACATTGACAACGTGGCCACAGACAGGCGCAGAGAGACTGCAGTGCACTGGCAGAGAATCCTCACCGGCATGCTGGCGGATCTGCAGGGCAGGGCCTTCGAGTTCATGAGAACCCTGGCGGAGCATTCGCCCGGGGGACTGCAGCTGCAGGAAATAGTGGACTTTGTTCATGAGAGGCTGCAGGTGCCGCTGCCGCAGGGGATAGAGGACTATCCTGCCGAGCGGCTGGCTGACTGGCTCAGAGAGCGGTTGCAGCGGCCTATGCGGGTATGCGGTATGGTGAAGAACCGGGGAGAGCCCGGGGGAGGGCCTTTCTGGGTGCGACAACCGCAGGGGAGCCAGTCGCTGCAGATAGTCGAGTCTGCCCAGATTGCCCAGGAATCCGAGGAGCAGAGGAAGATCTTTCGAGCCGCCACCCATTTCAATCCAGTGCTCATCGCCTGCGGCCTGAGAGACTTTCAGGGGAAGCCATTCGATCTCAGGAAGTATTGTGACGACCGGGCCGTGTTCATTGCCCGCAAGACCGCCTATGGCAGGGAGTTGCAGGCGCTGGAATGGCCAGGCTTATGGAACGGTGGTATGGCGTGGTGGAATACGATTTTTGTCGAGGTTCCTGAGGCGGTGTTCAATCCGGTGAAGACTGTAAATGACCTGCTCCGCCCCGCCCACAATTGA